In Neosynechococcus sphagnicola sy1, one DNA window encodes the following:
- a CDS encoding molybdopterin molybdotransferase MoeA has product MLSVQQAEAMILGLVHPLDPASASEMLNLTNATGRILAEKAISQLDFPHWDNSAMDGYAVRFADVQTTNADHPVTLEMVEEIPAGKLPTRTLQPGQCARIFTGAMLPLGADTIVIQEHTQRQGQVVQILQTPRPQAFVRYQGSYCRQGDCLVSVGTQLTAPDLAVLAAAQCAQVSVFRRPRVAIFSTGNELVSLNQTLQPGQIVDSNQIALAALVNQSGAEPIPPGNCAR; this is encoded by the coding sequence ATGCTTTCAGTTCAACAAGCAGAAGCCATGATTTTGGGTTTGGTACACCCCCTTGATCCAGCATCGGCCAGCGAAATGCTGAATCTAACCAATGCGACCGGACGGATTCTGGCTGAGAAAGCAATCAGCCAGCTTGACTTTCCCCATTGGGATAATTCCGCCATGGATGGCTATGCAGTGCGCTTTGCCGATGTCCAGACCACCAATGCTGACCATCCCGTGACCTTGGAGATGGTTGAGGAAATTCCCGCCGGAAAGCTACCGACCCGCACCCTGCAACCCGGACAGTGTGCCCGAATTTTTACCGGGGCGATGTTGCCTCTGGGAGCCGATACGATTGTGATCCAGGAGCATACGCAGCGACAGGGACAGGTGGTGCAGATTCTGCAAACACCTAGACCGCAAGCATTTGTGCGGTACCAGGGTAGCTATTGTCGCCAGGGAGATTGCCTGGTGTCTGTGGGAACCCAACTCACCGCACCAGATCTGGCGGTGCTGGCAGCGGCGCAATGTGCTCAGGTTAGTGTCTTTCGTCGTCCACGGGTCGCCATTTTCTCCACTGGAAATGAATTGGTCAGCCTTAACCAGACCCTTCAGCCTGGTCAGATTGTGGACTCGAATCAAATTGCCCTAGCCGCGCTGGTCAACCAGAGTGGAGCTGAACCGATACCCCCTGGGAATTGTGCCCGATGA